GTTACACTGGCGCGCccgcgccagatacctatggaaggaggtgcgacaggtccaccggcgtcgaaatagtgcgcaataacttcgtgtgaatggcgcaaaagatagatggttgcagccgtttcaaagcCGTGGCCACGGGAgctttgctttacaccctatatgactcctccgtgtgttcatttccttcttcgttcgcctcaagttggtagcatgcccctctcagaaagtggaaacacgcatgcaaatgggtacttaaatagtagcaagatgtttatgtgatctgacgtggaacgatatctttatcagtaagatgatgtccttcacgtcattttatgccgaaacatcattatttgataactattgggtgaaaacaggaggaacacccatacttcgagtaatgctttcaaattgtatctatattattctggcatcgaatgagtgtttgtagctgatgatcgaatattctccaaatgtagaattgacgcgtttggaaggaaaactccgtaacctttcgccttaatttataatataaagaagagaaggaaggcgttgttaaaaaaaacacaaatctaattttacagaaaacaccactactattaactttcattgatcagtgaaggggagcgaagctaaaatcaccgaaagtctgaagtccgactttagccggacattcagactggtataaaataacgagaaaaaagaggagtcaGGTGCATAGGCCGAATTAGAgaagaacgacgaaaaaaagcacgagaaaatcaacattttgttcctcTTTGTTTACAGTATGACAGTGGGACGACGTAGGTTCGACATTcggctgagtcaaattttccCAAAAGAGGTAGGAAGTTGAGATTacttttaaagaataaaaaaaattaattttacctAGTGTctagcagtttaaaagtggatttaatggaatttaatgatcaaaaaagctcagattctgcgcacattgttaggtccgGAAGAttgcgaataacttcgtcagatgaaaatttttgagtaTTTTTCGGAGAAGAAGGTCTGTCCCAAAAAACagtcatatcgctgttttttccaacctcctagtctttttgaaattttgattggagaaagatgggaaaaatgccATTTCCCCCATCTCTGTCTgactggcaaaaaaaaattaggcaaATAGGAAGGCCCATGGAATCGTTTGATGTGGCATCTTATAGAGAAAATACTCGACTACAACATATTGGAGGCTGACTTTCGGCGCGCGAGCAAAAATTATGATTTTGGCAAGTTTTCCCCACCCAGAGAAACGAAGcaacgtttcaaaaaaaaatcacccatataTTCAGATAGAGGGACTAGGGAAAATCTTTATGTGCAGAATTTCTTCATTCCGGATCGCTTGGTTCTCACGAAATTCAGATGAGACAAATCCGAATAAGgtcggaaatttttgaattttgtcctatcaaaatcccaaaaaggCTAGCAGGTGGGAATGAATGCAGCGGTATGACCGTTTTTAGGGCAAGTCTTCTTCTCTGAAGAACTACCGAGAATCTGTCTTTTGTTCTCTTGTAACAaagttatttgcgatcttTCAGACCTAACAATCACACAATACACAAAATCTGAGCTTGCTtgtgaaaattaattataagATTCCAGTacatccacttttaaactgctgtaaACTACCTAAaatcaaattcttcattttttagaagtagtttcaactcttttgcaaaaacttgACTGAGCCGGATGTCGAACCTAAGAGGTCTCATTGCTGCATTGTCAACACGTTAtacattttgaaaacaaaatgttgtggTTTCCATACGGTCCTAGgcctaaaaataaatacaatatttcGTAATTTGTGTGATAGATTaatgttatttattgtaatattttatcATGTATAGAATTGCCTAATACCTAatactacgtaatattttgtcgAGGTTATCATGCCATTCTCCATTCACTTCTGCCCACGCACACTCCCTTACGACCCCCTTTCCTTGCAACCCCTCCCACTACGACCCCCCACCCTTCCCCCCATCCCCCACCCCCCTTCTCAATGGGAAAATTCCATTCTAAGCAATTGTGGGTCGAAAAATGTGTAGTGACTTAATTacttgatttaaaggcatcaccctacgaatctaaggtggtacggatttcaggtggaatattcttatacgagatggtagactatggagaggtgggtgattccgtccatttcttcttaattgtcgccaaaaatggcccggaagatacggcttagGGCGtcccggtgcgctattttctacaatgagttcggtTGGGGCGCGaaagctttgtgcacgcgccgcgtcgtGATTGActcccatcaccaacgaagtcagtCTGCGAGTCTACGTACTCGCAATTcgtcccatcatgatgtacggatcggagacttagCAGATAATGGAGAAACTTGATTGCACTGAAAGGAAGTTGCTTAGACGGCTGTTTGGCTATTTTTGACCTagagtatgccacaatgaGGATCTGTGCGCGGAGATCGATGTAGTgcaccggcggatgacacatggaagatatcaacatcttgcaccgccatcgagaatggctacagaaaattatcttcgcttctttggacATATACTAGCAGATCGCTTCGTTCAACGACTTCTGAGGAATTCGTCGGGACCAAGCTGGAaaggccacctggccgaaagaGCCGGCATTTCAAGACTAAAGTGATGAACGAGGAAAGACCCAGACTCGGTGAAAGGGGAAAGACCCACAAACGAGAAACAGGATGGAGGGACAACCGACCGAACTCATTGAGTAGACAACTAGACTGAGGAAGGAGGTGAGGAAGGACCTGAGAACATTCGGcttggataggcagttcaggcgagacgtagaGTTTcacagaatatggaatagcaacGAATAGATTGATTCTCTGCatgctctcgcagaagatttAAAAGGTTctgcagagctatgttcaaggaagGCATACCTTGgcaaagatgcgggtaatcgcgtcagccGATGAGGTTAAGTCACATCTGATTAATTCCAAGTAATTCAACAGTAGTAATAATAGgagtagaaataataatgacTATATCTTAATTAAATCTTACTctgataattataataataaatgatggTAGTAATAATCATGGTCACGCTATATTAtgacgggcttattctgtcacatgtgtatgtatgtatgtgtgtggaaTGAAATTCATGGTGACACGGGTCCAAATACGTGGAAGTGCCGTGGTACAGTAACACCGCGCGATAAGTTTGTGTGGCCACTGCACGTGCTGCGttgcacctctatgactcctcctGGTGTCTATTTTCTAGGACATTTGTTGCCTCAGCTTGGTAAAatgctttcttcagaaagtggaaacacgttGTTGTTTGAATAGCAGCCATCATTTTAGTGGTTCTgatgtggaatttttttaggCGGGGAGGGgaaggaaaacccatactttgaataatgctGTCTGTATCTGTTAacgtctatattatattggtacggggtgtttgaagttgaagcttgagtgttctccaaatgtagaactgacgcgtttaggagaaaaaactatgCAATTTTATGCCTCTATTTATACTACGAAAGATAAAGAAAGCAATGtcaggaaaacaaaattctaatttcacagaaaatgccgctacttttaactttcattgatcagtgaaggcgagcgaagcgaacactacaGACAGTCTAAAGTCCGGCTATATCCTGACATTCAGACTagtgaataataatgaaagaatAACTTCCTAGAAATAGagaaagtaataataaataacaataataatagcatgTAACACCTTGATTTTACGCTCAAAACTACCTGATTAGGTGGAAAATAATCCTCAGAAATACTAGCTTACCTAGAAATGTCTCCTATAGTAGTCATGGGTCACGTCATAAGGGAAGATTTGAGACAACAGCGAAAAACACGTACAAACGTTGGGATCAAACGCGGGGGAGCACTTCTAAATCGGGACTCGTTTCAACCACTGAGTTTTCAGACACAGGAAACTACGCCAATAGACGGAAAAGAAAGTAATTTCCTGTGTTTTTCccgaaataaaacaacaatttatGAGAAGAAGCGTTGTGTTGACGAAAATCAGCATATTATGGTGATGACAAAGAATAAATTGTAACGATTAACTCTGACGAAAAGCACAAAACAAATTCACAAAAGTCATAAACAAGCAATTAACAGCAGTGAATAATGGATAATTTGCAGATTGAAGCCACTGCAACAATAGAATGTATTGCATGAAAATACGCACCCCGTCAGAAATAGttcttagaaaagaaaacatgataGCACGAAAGTATTTCTGTGCAATGTTTACTGGAAGTTTCCTACATTTCTGAGCTTTAGGAACTTCTAGATTTCTACATTTCTAGATTTCTTCCaaatagattttaaaattgaacattttatgatattcctttttcaaacaagaacgcagttttctgttatttttgtaGCGGACATTTTTCTTAGTATTCTTTAGTTACGGCCTCGAGAAGGAAACCGTCCTACCAACAGTATATTAGTGTTTCGGCGTGTGAAGTAAAAATTGCTAAGCAGGGTTTGACGCTCAGCAATTACTCAGATACTGTAAGCAGGAGAACAGAATATCAATGCGATACTGTGAATTTATACACATAATTCTAACCAGCTATTTTGTGGATGTCTGCAGTCGTAAACAGTTGTTAATTTTAGCCAGTTTAAAcgaaagaaagtagaaaacatTGCTAAATTATCATTATCAAAAGACACAAACATTGCGTTAGTTGTGAAGTGGATcactttttgtgaaaaaaaaaagaataaatttagcACGTTCTATAGATCTCTTGCCTACTACGGCATTGTTTTAAAGTcatttcttgattttatttgcTCGACtccctttcattttctttcactcttttctatcttctttttttcttcctttcaggATACGAGGATTTAGTGCTCTGGTCAAAGGCGCTGTTGTTAAACGCAGCATGTCACGATGACTTTGATGTGGTGCAGAGCCCACAGCGATAGCGTAGTTCGGAGTAGTAGGCTGTGGAACCCAACGTGGTTtcgttcatctttccctagtctctcagcagcttattcatttgtCTCATTTGAACAGGCTGCTGAGAAGACCTCGTTGATCTTTGACGGGTCGCACTTGAATGCGGCGGGTGCAGAAGGGTGGTGTGCTGTAACtgaaatcgtaaaaaaatggcgccttcacaccgttttttgcggcgatCAAAGGAGGAAGAGCGGAACCGCACTGGTAATCTACAACCGAAATTCTACGCTTAACCAGCCTGTTCCGCACCACATcaaaaatcgtgatacgccgcCCTTAAGTGGGTAAAACCTCGATATTGTGCTGTCAGAAACCTACGCGCACAAATGCTTCAAGAAAGTCATCGTTGATGAATTAAACTGGCAAATACGTCGttttctgaaaatgttctCGGAATTACTGGTTTCCTTATTCGATGAAAAGGGGATTGGATtactcgttctttttttcttcgctttaaGTAAAGCCACCTGGCGGCATTGCGACCCTCGTCAGAGTCAGGTAAGAGTTTAACGAGGATACTTAGTTAAACCCTCACCCGTCCTGTCAAGTGGTAATGCTGATGTCCTAAGGGTAGCTCGGAGAGATTGGAAACCTCTGATAGAACAGAACGGTAAAAGCTAAATGAATGTGGCAAAATGCAATTTTCCGACCTCGCTTAGGTTCCTCAAGAACGTCTAACGCCATGTGCGCTAGTAAGGTACTAAACTAAACTAGTGCGTTGTGCGCtctcaattagaaaaaaaagaaagatggaacATCATATTTAGATGTTACAGGAAACTCGATGCAAAATATTGTTTATGACCTCTTTTTCATCGTCTTCTGAGATACTGTGCATCCAATGGAATGTTCTCGTAGAAGAGATCATAAATCTCAACATGTCACTCATAAAACGATGTTAAacagaaaggaagaaggaagaaataaaaaagaaaaagtattgtTCATGGGGAACCATGATGTAAGCGAAACCGAAATAGCATGCTTAACGTAGAGATgaaagttttttgtttgttgtttgttttttttgggaacTCACAGAACTCTTATTAGACTGAGTGATCAAATATTGCATATAATAATTTTAGATATGAAGTGAACATGTGAAAATTGATGGAGAAAGGCGAAAAGGCGCACAGGGTCCCAATGTTACCTTCTCGCTGTCACATTAACTCTCGTAAGACCATGATGGGATCGAAATTCTACGTGCATTCATAATCAACTCCCataaaaaatcactaaaaaaagCGCCGACAGATATTTCATTAACGATGTCAGAAGTAATGTAAAAAATCCTAGGTAATGAGACAGTTTCTAGTTGTTGCATCCGAAAACTTGCGTCGATCTTATGCTACACTTATGCAATCTGGTATTTTTATGAGGAAACACTTTGCCTGCATTACATAAAGAAAGGACAAAACAGTAAGAGCATAAAAGCAACTACTTTTgcttatttcatttaaaaaactgTCCAATTCGTGGAGAAAAAgtcatttcaatatttttgatcTCTTGAATCTGCTTATATTCTCTGTACTCCGAAAATTGTGCCCATGTGTCACGCTTCAGGAGATGGCATTAATGCCTATTCGCACAAAAACATATGCCATTGTTTGAGGAGCTTCCCAAACTGAAAAGAGTGAGAGGCAAAGTGGCACGCGTCCATAAATCTCTTCGAGATGCGTCAAAGACTAGAATTCAGAATCATGGAGGTTGTTAAATGCGTATACGGCCTATATAAATACTTGCGGAAGCAAACAGATGTATCAAATCAATGTTATTCTCACAAAAAATCTGTCATCGACCTCAAAAGACGAGAGGATCAGTTGGCCGAGGGCGATACGGAACCGTGTTGAAATTTCTGATGCCATTAGTGGGATACAAAAATATGGTGACGGACAGGTTCAGAGACGAGCAGCAGCTCATATATCGTGTCCAGATTGCCTCAGGAACCatattaaaggtatcacccccacgaatctgaggtggtgctgatttcaagtggagtattcgtatacggcacagtacatagattgtggagagggggctgattccgtccatttcttcctaattggcggaaaaaaacggcccggaagatgcggcgtgtgcacaaggctggcgcgctctaatcgaactcgttgtagaaaatagtgcgtcagccgtatcttccgggccgcttttacggcaattacaaagaaatgggcggaatcacccccctctccataatctaccatcccgtatacgaatactccaactgaaatccgtaccacctcagattcgtggggtgatgcctttaacaatgaCTGACGTGAGCATAAGTAGTTCCCAATCTCAATTACCTCGAAGTGTTTTTAGCTATTTCCTATCACAGAAACAATATTATTATCAAATGCATTTATTTCTGTGCATTCGAATGTATTAACAGTTAGTGAAGTTTAACATtcgaaaaattattaaaattaccTTAATAATGGAAACTTCCGAAACCTACAACATTTGAATGAATGGAGCGCCAATGTTTTCATGGACACTCCCACAGCAGAGATGATGTGGGaaatttgcttaaaaaaagacatgtGAACATTACAACGATACCCATCGctgaggaaataaaaatcaaatgtgaaaaattacaTAAAAAGTTCACAGTTGGCTCGATTCTTCCCCTCTGTCATTGTTCATAACCTCAAAAAAGCTGAGAAGATTTTCTACTGAGTGATGCGTGCAAACAGCAGCAAAAGGCcgcaaatgaatttttttgaggtCTGAATGGTTGTGTATAATTTCTTACTGCCGGAACCATTTTCATGTAGGAAATCTATGATAAAAGCGTTGGGAAACTGTGCATTACAAAATAGATCAGACATTAAACTCTTTGCAACTGTTTCTATTTCGGATGACAAATAAATTCGTACGATTCACAACAGCAGAGAGGCGAAGGTGGAAGAGTTTTTAACCATTTCAAATTAGGACGGTAGCGTAAATCGCATTTGCGACAACCGAGAGTTCTACGAAGGAACAAACGGGCAAGGAATGCAGAACTGCTACGACAATCAACGCATTCTCCACAACATTAAAGCATGGGGACAGGCGACGGCACAATGAATGGAACACTCACGTACAAGAAAAGGAATGATTCTTTCCCTGTCGAAATAATATGTATTAAAACACAGGGGAACTCCTTTTATTGCCCTCTTATACGATGCTTATATAACTTGTCATACTTTATGTCGCCCATACTCTAAAACCACTTGCAACAACCACACCTAATGGACACCTCTGTTTGCGCAAAAGTGAAGTATTTATCAAAAAGGACGCATTATAGTAGTTGAACATCATTTTGGTTGTTTAGAGCAGAAACACCTAAACGAGAATAAACGAaggaaaaatggaatgaagaagaatcaatgaagagaaagagaacgGGTGTACATCACTATGAATGACTGAATACGGAGCAGCATTGAGGTCAATAAGCAACTAGTTTCACCAACGAACGCACAGCAATCGTCGGACAATAAAACGAGCAAAGACACTGTGGTAACACTCATCAAGACCCAATTCTGGTTTCACTCAATGTAGAAAAATGAGATGAGGTTAATGTCCGAGTATCCTTTGTCGAACAAGCATGGAACGATGTGAATGAATGGTTTTTGAGGTGTCGAACAATTTAAATGAATGAAGCTTTCTTTTGGAGAGGCATACTGAGTACCAACCGATAAAATGGATTTATAAAAACCTACGTCAGAGTTAGGCAGAATGCActaacaaattttgaaattcagtAACAATAAACGATTTTGAACCAACTAATCGTTGACGAAACTTCtaagaattttcgaaaaagaacCATCCCTGAGAGACGTTGAACAAGCGGATTTCAGTAGTTAAATGATAGTGACTGGcggtaatcaatccgcttgggatgcgccaacacgttcacatcaattcagaattgttagAGATTCTCTGGTGCATGTTTTACAATGCGTACGTATACAATGACATCCGTGTgctagccgatatgtcagGTCAGTACTTTCATCCTACCAGACAAACCTAGAACCAAATTTATCAAGAGCAATGAAATCTTTGGATGGCAGCAGGGccgtttcgaaccatcgatcgatcgtgcagtcacagtggaacttcttaccaattgcgctacacccacctcTTCTACACTGGAAACCTCGCTGTCCATCTCTATTCGATAGAAGACTCTCAAACAATCCATAAGGaatccgcgaaaaaaaaaccggttcTCCAAGCTGATTCAACGACGCTGAATATAAGCTGAAAATTGATGTAGCTCTTTCCTAACCTAATAAGCTAATATTTTTTGCATGGTCCTTCTGACGTTTTTGATTTTCACGATCTATGAGATGTGACACTCGCCTTATGCTTGCACCAGTTTTGTCGAAGATATTTGTCCACGCTAATAAAAGCCACAAAATATGGGGTGATTTATTTGACCTAACCGGCGGGCTGATATTGTCGCCTGATGCGGTTGCCGCATCTTCGCCAAGATGTATCGTCCTTGagcatagctctgcccaaccttctcgatcttccgCGAGAGCTTGGAGAAAATCAATACATTCGCCTCTATTCCACATCCTGGAAAACGCTGATTACATCTCGCGTGAACTGCTTATCCATGCTGAGTGTCCtcaagtcctctttcaccaccttaGTCTTGAAATCtctttcggccaggtggccttttctgtctttttctttctgtttttctgtttttggtcCCGAAGAATTCTTCCGAACTCGTTGAACGAagcgatctgctggtctcccTAGTATATgtccaaagaagcgaagataATTTTCTGTAGTcattttcgatggcggtgcaagatgttggtatcttccacgtgtcatccgccggcaCACTACATCGATCTCCGCATACAGATCTTCATTCTGGCATACCCTAGGTCAAAA
The Necator americanus strain Aroian chromosome I, whole genome shotgun sequence genome window above contains:
- a CDS encoding hypothetical protein (NECATOR_CHRI.G1245.T1) — its product is MTRGRYQHLAPPSKMTTENYLRFFGHILGRPADRFVQRVRKNSSGPKTEKQKEKDRKGHLAERDFKTKVVKEDLRTLSMDKQFTRDVISVFQDVE